In a genomic window of Streptomyces noursei ATCC 11455:
- a CDS encoding IclR family transcriptional regulator, whose amino-acid sequence MAIGNDQSGSHPTLIGSVQRALRLLEAVAAHADGAPAKQLAREAQLPLPTTYHLLRTLTHEGYLRRESGVFVIGEGAESIGRAGARRRQRRQLADVLAVVGRELGAAVYFAVYREGEVEVVAITDDPARPPVEEWVDFRSSAHTHAIGQCLLAQLDEASRKEHLARYPVQSVTPFSVRSENDLLSRLATVRRGQVAYDRQEYALGTVCSAIPIRVGSAAATLAVSLPAKEVHRLQPVTDRLRKMAEGVLTTLAFSISI is encoded by the coding sequence TTGGCGATCGGCAACGACCAATCCGGCTCGCATCCCACCCTGATCGGGTCGGTGCAGCGGGCCCTGCGGCTCCTGGAGGCGGTGGCCGCGCACGCGGACGGGGCGCCCGCCAAGCAACTGGCCAGGGAGGCCCAGCTTCCGCTCCCCACGACCTACCACCTGCTGCGGACGCTGACCCACGAGGGCTATCTGCGCCGGGAGAGCGGCGTCTTCGTCATCGGCGAGGGTGCCGAGTCCATCGGTCGGGCCGGGGCCCGGCGGCGGCAGCGCCGGCAACTGGCCGACGTGCTGGCCGTGGTCGGCCGCGAGCTCGGCGCCGCCGTCTACTTCGCCGTCTACCGCGAGGGTGAGGTGGAGGTGGTGGCGATAACCGACGATCCGGCGCGGCCGCCCGTCGAGGAATGGGTCGACTTCCGGTCCAGCGCCCATACCCACGCGATCGGGCAATGCCTCCTGGCGCAGCTCGACGAGGCGTCCCGGAAAGAACATCTCGCCCGCTATCCCGTGCAGTCGGTAACGCCTTTTTCGGTGCGCTCCGAGAACGATCTCCTCAGCCGGTTGGCTACGGTGCGTCGCGGCCAGGTCGCCTACGACCGCCAGGAATATGCCTTGGGCACGGTGTGCTCGGCGATCCCCATCCGGGTCGGTTCGGCCGCCGCGACGCTGGCGGTTTCCCTTCCGGCGAAGGAGGTGCACCGATTGCAGCCAGTTACGGATCGACTACGGAAAATGGCGGAGGGGGTACTAACGACACTCGCCTTCTCTATCAGTATCTGA
- a CDS encoding SsgA family sporulation/cell division regulator yields the protein MNDTVQAEVIMSFLVSEELAFRIPVELDFDSADPYAVRLTFDLPGDAPVTWVFGRELLLDGLSRPAGEGDVRVEPTSPEHLSDVCISLQVGAERALFRASAPPLIAFLDRTDRIVPLGKEEVCDTLEAALDRILTEAPAG from the coding sequence ATGAACGACACGGTTCAGGCAGAAGTGATCATGAGCTTCCTCGTCTCGGAGGAACTCGCCTTCCGGATTCCGGTGGAGCTGGACTTCGACAGCGCCGACCCCTACGCCGTCCGGCTCACCTTCGATCTCCCCGGCGATGCGCCCGTGACCTGGGTGTTCGGCCGTGAGCTGCTGCTGGACGGGCTGAGCCGGCCGGCCGGAGAGGGGGACGTCCGGGTCGAGCCGACCTCCCCAGAGCACCTCAGCGACGTCTGCATCAGCCTGCAAGTCGGCGCCGAGCGCGCCCTGTTCCGGGCCAGTGCGCCGCCGCTGATCGCCTTCCTGGACCGCACGGACCGGATCGTTCCGCTCGGCAAGGAGGAGGTCTGCGACACCCTGGAGGCCGCGCTGGACCGGATCCTGACGGAGGCGCCGGCCGGCTGA
- a CDS encoding YibE/F family protein: MSPPDAPHPAAGHAHAHGHGPAAPVSRHLRKVIAAVLIPFAAAVAVGLIVLWPGGAPPHKPSGVGFDQPTEQARIIKVEEVDCAAVHAAQQPQPTAPGGQPPAGGAAPGKPCEQVTVKVTTGENAGRTFQTVVTPDALRHYTTGQDVVVSYSPKAPKDLQYAVTDVDRTVPMWMLAAIFACAVVIVGRLRGVLALVALAASFGVLTLFILPAILQGSDPLVVAVIGGSAIMLIALYMCHGLTARTSVAVLGTLASLLLIGLLGTVFINWALLTGNTDDTTGLVHGLYPNIEIHGLLLAGIIIGSLGVLDDVTVTQTAAVWELKEADPTAGWRKLYGAAMRIGRDHIASVVNTLVMAYAGASLPLLLLFSIAQSSVGTVATSEVVAEEIVRTLVGSIGLVASVPVTTLLAALVVAADRPVPGGAGRAPASGGRGGRRAAHGRRRKR, encoded by the coding sequence CATCCCGCCGCCGGCCACGCGCACGCGCACGGCCATGGGCCGGCCGCCCCCGTCTCCCGGCATCTGCGCAAGGTCATCGCCGCCGTGCTGATCCCGTTCGCGGCAGCGGTGGCGGTCGGCCTGATCGTCCTGTGGCCGGGCGGTGCGCCCCCGCACAAGCCGTCCGGTGTGGGCTTCGACCAGCCCACGGAGCAGGCGCGGATCATCAAGGTCGAGGAGGTGGACTGCGCGGCGGTGCACGCCGCGCAGCAGCCGCAGCCCACCGCACCCGGAGGCCAGCCGCCGGCCGGGGGAGCGGCCCCGGGCAAACCCTGTGAGCAGGTGACGGTCAAGGTCACCACCGGCGAGAACGCCGGCCGGACCTTCCAGACGGTGGTGACGCCGGACGCCCTGCGGCACTACACGACGGGCCAGGACGTCGTCGTCTCCTACTCCCCCAAGGCGCCGAAGGATCTGCAGTACGCGGTGACGGACGTCGACCGCACCGTGCCGATGTGGATGCTGGCCGCGATCTTCGCCTGTGCCGTGGTGATCGTCGGTCGACTGCGCGGGGTGCTGGCGCTGGTGGCGCTGGCCGCCAGCTTCGGCGTGCTGACGCTGTTCATCCTCCCGGCGATCCTCCAGGGCTCCGATCCGTTGGTGGTGGCGGTGATCGGCGGCAGCGCGATCATGCTGATCGCGCTCTACATGTGCCACGGGTTGACCGCCCGCACGTCCGTGGCGGTGCTCGGCACCCTCGCCTCGCTGCTGCTCATCGGGCTGCTGGGCACGGTGTTCATCAACTGGGCGCTGCTGACCGGCAATACGGACGACACCACCGGTCTGGTGCACGGGCTGTACCCGAACATCGAGATCCACGGTCTGCTGCTGGCGGGCATCATCATCGGCTCGCTGGGGGTGCTCGACGATGTGACGGTGACGCAGACGGCCGCGGTCTGGGAGCTGAAGGAGGCCGATCCGACGGCGGGTTGGCGGAAGCTGTACGGCGCGGCGATGCGGATCGGACGGGACCACATCGCTTCGGTGGTGAACACCCTCGTCATGGCCTACGCGGGCGCCTCGCTGCCGCTGCTCCTGCTGTTCTCCATCGCGCAGAGCAGCGTCGGCACGGTCGCCACCAGCGAGGTGGTCGCGGAGGAGATCGTCCGCACGCTCGTGGGCAGCATCGGGCTGGTCGCCTCGGTACCGGTGACCACGTTGCTGGCGGCTCTGGTGGTCGCGGCGGACCGCCCCGTGCCGGGCGGGGCGGGGCGGGCGCCGGCCTCCGGAGGGCGCGGAGGGCGGCGCGCGGCACACGGACGGCGCCGTAAGCGCTGA
- a CDS encoding DUF5326 family protein, translated as MAGKGILAGLPWWVTWVVVPVILIAVFGGLIATAVGFLVSLLFKVLIAAALIAGVIYLVRRFTGSSSSSSSKSDW; from the coding sequence GTGGCCGGTAAGGGGATACTCGCAGGACTTCCGTGGTGGGTCACCTGGGTCGTGGTGCCCGTCATCCTGATCGCCGTCTTCGGCGGGCTGATCGCCACCGCGGTCGGCTTCCTGGTCAGCCTGCTCTTCAAGGTGCTGATCGCGGCGGCCCTGATCGCCGGTGTCATCTATCTCGTGCGCAGGTTCACCGGTTCCTCGTCCTCGTCCTCGTCGAAGAGCGACTGGTAG
- a CDS encoding albusnodin/ikarugamycin family macrolactam cyclase — MNWFGGCAPGGRSLVPAGVRFIWDDPPLWTVGAGSRRFVRTLADSGGRLAVFGPCSATEGDLARALASPDLAAVFGGGWAGAHTIVRAGSDGVLEVVSDAAGGSPVYMARVPGGVVWGSSSRALAGLAGGRVDTDWLAAYLCDVQGEMRGHSAWAGVDLVPAGHQLIMHSGEVARVSPWWTRKRRPYGEAVASLRDALVEGVRARAAGAPVSSDVAGLDSSTLAVLAALEGPVMGMTVHPAGAAEGGDVAYARALAQELSAMRHVLFPLDERHLPLSEAEAELPATDEPAPSSITWARCSAQLRAISQAGAACHLTGDGGDTLFQPPPTHLSELARAGQWGRLVADAQAWALLRRVSPWGLVRAAVRRNTFALVGGGGQRPAWVTAAAPDRRTLPAVESTSNSALLAEVRYVARSAHTEQQLADSLGVELHNPYLDGRVVDAVMSAPPRERCSVSRYKPLLADAVGPLLPQAVRHRRTKGVFVGEFHRGMRMNLRRVLDLAEGRLAGLGLVTPGPLRAAVHAAALGAETAWPALLPTLNAEMWLAAIDRAPVAGWHERRRGSSGR; from the coding sequence ATGAACTGGTTCGGAGGATGCGCGCCCGGCGGGCGGTCCCTTGTTCCTGCTGGCGTGCGGTTCATCTGGGACGATCCGCCCCTGTGGACCGTGGGGGCCGGGTCTCGCCGTTTCGTGCGCACGCTCGCCGACAGCGGCGGCCGGCTTGCTGTGTTCGGGCCGTGCTCGGCGACCGAAGGCGATCTCGCCCGCGCTCTGGCGAGTCCGGACCTGGCCGCCGTATTCGGGGGCGGCTGGGCGGGAGCGCACACCATCGTCCGTGCCGGCAGCGACGGTGTGCTCGAAGTGGTCAGCGATGCTGCTGGGGGCTCCCCGGTGTACATGGCGCGCGTGCCCGGCGGCGTGGTGTGGGGGTCCAGTTCGCGGGCACTGGCCGGGTTGGCCGGCGGGCGGGTGGATACCGATTGGCTGGCTGCATACCTATGCGACGTTCAGGGGGAAATGCGGGGGCACAGCGCGTGGGCCGGCGTTGATCTCGTCCCGGCTGGCCACCAACTCATCATGCACAGTGGGGAAGTCGCGAGGGTTTCACCGTGGTGGACGAGGAAGCGACGGCCCTACGGTGAGGCCGTAGCGTCACTACGCGATGCCCTGGTCGAAGGAGTACGGGCTCGCGCCGCCGGGGCGCCGGTCTCGTCGGATGTCGCGGGGCTCGACTCCAGCACGCTTGCCGTCCTGGCTGCGCTCGAAGGCCCGGTGATGGGGATGACCGTGCACCCGGCTGGAGCCGCGGAAGGCGGCGATGTCGCCTACGCCCGGGCTCTCGCCCAGGAGCTGTCGGCGATGCGGCATGTGTTGTTCCCGCTGGACGAGCGGCACCTTCCCCTGAGTGAGGCGGAGGCGGAGTTGCCAGCAACGGACGAGCCCGCGCCATCGTCGATCACCTGGGCGCGGTGTTCGGCGCAGCTGCGGGCGATCAGTCAGGCCGGCGCCGCCTGCCACCTGACCGGAGATGGCGGGGACACGCTGTTTCAGCCGCCGCCGACGCACCTGTCCGAGCTGGCCCGCGCCGGGCAATGGGGCCGCCTCGTTGCCGATGCGCAGGCGTGGGCCTTGCTTCGTCGGGTGAGCCCATGGGGCCTGGTGAGAGCAGCGGTGCGTCGCAACACGTTCGCGCTGGTCGGAGGCGGGGGCCAACGGCCGGCGTGGGTCACCGCGGCGGCACCGGATCGGCGAACCTTGCCCGCCGTGGAGAGCACGTCCAATTCGGCGCTGCTTGCCGAAGTGCGCTACGTGGCACGGTCAGCTCATACCGAGCAACAACTCGCCGACTCGCTCGGGGTCGAGCTGCACAACCCCTACCTCGATGGCCGGGTCGTCGATGCCGTCATGTCGGCGCCGCCGCGGGAGCGTTGTTCCGTCAGCCGGTACAAACCGCTGCTCGCCGATGCTGTCGGCCCGCTCCTGCCCCAAGCCGTTCGACACCGCCGGACCAAGGGGGTCTTCGTCGGCGAGTTTCACCGCGGCATGCGGATGAACTTACGTCGTGTACTTGATCTCGCCGAGGGGCGGCTGGCCGGGCTCGGTCTTGTCACTCCTGGGCCGTTGCGAGCGGCTGTGCATGCTGCCGCTCTCGGCGCCGAGACGGCTTGGCCAGCGCTGCTGCCCACGCTGAATGCGGAGATGTGGCTCGCTGCCATCGACCGGGCACCCGTAGCCGGGTGGCACGAGAGGAGGCGCGGCTCCAGTGGCCGATAG
- a CDS encoding cupin domain-containing protein — translation MKAFRLDELEAERLANNGAYLQFLRERTMSVGLYGLDAGTVDPQQPHAQDEVYLVVSGRGAITVGTETESVARGSVVYVPAGVPHKFHHISEDLRVVVVFSPPES, via the coding sequence ATGAAGGCTTTCCGACTGGATGAACTGGAAGCGGAACGGCTCGCGAACAACGGCGCGTATCTGCAGTTCCTCCGGGAGCGCACCATGTCGGTCGGGCTGTACGGGCTGGACGCCGGCACCGTCGATCCGCAGCAGCCGCACGCCCAGGACGAGGTGTATCTGGTGGTGAGCGGTCGCGGGGCGATCACGGTGGGGACCGAGACGGAGTCGGTGGCCCGTGGCAGCGTGGTCTATGTGCCCGCCGGGGTGCCCCACAAGTTCCACCACATCAGCGAGGACCTCCGGGTCGTGGTGGTGTTCTCTCCGCCCGAAAGCTGA
- a CDS encoding GNAT family N-acetyltransferase, whose protein sequence is MSDPHIVLPGDRLALGLPRQDMLPTYHRWENNPRTILGYGNQMPQSWEARAAGWDGQARNGQRPAFEVIRLEDNEPVGMTVLYVDQAVRNAEYIMLIAPEARGKGYAAEATLLTLDWAFHISSLDMVWLKVLEPNQAGITAYEKAGFRPAGRLRRSGFWLGQRADELIMDALPEDFPGPSAVSAAVGARTSS, encoded by the coding sequence GTGAGTGACCCCCACATCGTTCTCCCCGGTGACCGGCTCGCCCTCGGCCTGCCGCGCCAGGACATGCTGCCCACGTACCACCGGTGGGAGAACAACCCTCGGACGATCCTCGGCTACGGCAACCAGATGCCGCAGAGCTGGGAAGCCCGCGCCGCCGGTTGGGACGGGCAGGCCCGCAACGGGCAACGCCCCGCGTTCGAGGTCATCCGACTTGAGGACAACGAACCGGTCGGGATGACGGTCCTGTACGTCGACCAGGCCGTCCGCAATGCGGAATACATCATGCTCATCGCCCCCGAGGCGCGGGGGAAGGGCTATGCAGCCGAAGCGACCCTCCTGACGCTCGACTGGGCGTTCCACATCAGCTCGCTGGACATGGTGTGGCTCAAGGTCCTTGAACCCAATCAGGCTGGCATCACGGCCTACGAGAAGGCCGGGTTCCGACCGGCCGGACGACTCCGGCGGTCGGGGTTCTGGCTCGGGCAGCGCGCCGACGAGCTGATCATGGATGCGCTGCCGGAGGACTTTCCTGGGCCTTCTGCCGTATCCGCTGCCGTCGGAGCTCGCACGTCCTCCTAA
- a CDS encoding cystathionine gamma-lyase yields the protein MIGDGTRVVRAGLPEAAAYEPALPGPVFAAHFHLPGEAAGPYTYGRDNNPTWTRLEAAIGELESPDEPAHTVAFASGMAAITAVLFSQLRAGDAVVLPGDGYQLLPAVRTRLESYGIEVRTARPSTDDRASTSAPYTPVARAHDAPPDVLDGARLLWIETPSNPGLDVHDIRRLADAAHARGALVAVDNTLATPLGQRPLDLGADFSVASGTKALTGHGDVLMGYVSTRDPELADGVRLWRKTVGAIPGPMESWLAHRSLATLALRIRQQAEGAMALATALVDRPEVTGVRHPGLPSDPSHALAVRQMRPGRFGCVVSFVLPDRAHAERFLTALTLVDDATSFGGVRSTAERRARWGGDDVPEGFIRFSVGVEDPEDLVADVLRALDAAKA from the coding sequence ATGATCGGCGACGGCACCCGCGTCGTGCGGGCCGGGCTCCCGGAGGCGGCGGCCTACGAACCGGCCCTCCCCGGCCCGGTGTTCGCCGCCCACTTCCACCTGCCCGGCGAGGCCGCCGGCCCGTACACCTACGGCCGCGACAACAACCCCACCTGGACCCGGCTGGAAGCCGCCATCGGCGAACTGGAGTCGCCGGACGAGCCCGCGCACACCGTCGCCTTCGCCTCCGGGATGGCGGCGATCACCGCGGTGCTCTTCTCCCAACTGCGCGCCGGCGACGCGGTGGTGCTCCCCGGCGACGGCTATCAGCTGCTGCCCGCCGTCCGCACCCGCCTGGAGAGCTACGGCATCGAGGTCCGCACCGCCCGCCCGTCGACCGACGATCGCGCCTCGACGAGCGCGCCGTACACCCCTGTCGCTCGCGCCCACGACGCCCCACCGGACGTCCTCGACGGCGCGCGGCTGCTGTGGATCGAGACGCCCTCCAACCCGGGCCTCGACGTCCACGACATCCGGCGACTGGCCGACGCGGCGCACGCCCGCGGTGCGCTGGTCGCCGTGGACAACACCCTCGCCACCCCGCTCGGCCAGCGCCCGCTGGACCTGGGCGCGGACTTCTCGGTCGCCAGCGGCACCAAGGCGCTGACCGGCCACGGCGATGTCCTGATGGGCTACGTCAGCACCCGGGATCCGGAGCTGGCCGACGGCGTCCGGCTGTGGCGCAAGACGGTCGGCGCGATCCCCGGCCCGATGGAGAGCTGGCTCGCGCACCGCTCGCTCGCCACCCTGGCGCTGCGCATCCGCCAACAGGCCGAGGGAGCAATGGCGTTGGCCACCGCACTGGTGGACCGCCCCGAGGTCACCGGGGTGCGCCATCCCGGCCTGCCGTCGGACCCGTCCCATGCGCTCGCCGTCCGGCAGATGCGCCCCGGCCGCTTCGGCTGCGTGGTGTCCTTCGTCCTCCCGGACCGGGCACATGCGGAGCGCTTTCTGACCGCGCTGACGCTGGTGGACGACGCGACCAGCTTCGGCGGCGTGCGCTCCACCGCCGAGCGGCGCGCCCGCTGGGGCGGCGACGACGTGCCGGAGGGCTTCATCCGCTTCTCCGTCGGCGTCGAGGACCCGGAGGATCTGGTCGCCGATGTGCTGCGGGCGCTGGACGCGGCGAAGGCGTAA
- a CDS encoding serine/threonine-protein kinase encodes MTDPFGMGVFALSGELRSLGPYRLLGQLATGGMGVVYLGRDPGSGRIAAVKTLLAPGGVSEEARKRFNREVKLAHRVTSSYTARVLDSDVDAGRPWMAMEYVPAPSLEALVVQKGPLTDQRAVRWIASGVVRALAELHDKGIVHRDVKPLNILLCSDGPKVIDFGISHASDLTSTKLTLGTIAFAAPEQAQGHPSTPASDIYALGVTLYYVACGKLPYPETSEPLQQLNYVRQAAIDLDGLPAGLDEVVGDCLAARPDDRLTAEQLIRRFESGTSRTLSAGWTSLVAQYAEEGRRLQRAADQAEAETVTRSWTVGPGGTRHLTEEDRQDGVRKSGRPDPDGPGLKPETGPESATANGQGSGRQSPDSKPKPPDTAPGGSTPPSIGPGETTPRRVGWKNEYLYALLGVAALVVSLVINFHGNHSNNSPDPSRTHTSSPDDSGGVEDSPTPSGPEPTPPSPQDEAFAGISIDDCLDNYNNPDGAWSPKTPHAASCTGTGSYYRVMSIVHDSASCSDTYDYRWSHDNDNGTKIAFCLNRNFRVGQCEFADKKEALQRNQITPCDGHIPDKYKYIVRITGVYSNKDDCGDQDFWQIDDHGIALCGKEIRQAS; translated from the coding sequence GTGACGGATCCTTTCGGCATGGGCGTGTTCGCCTTAAGTGGGGAACTACGGAGCCTCGGCCCGTACCGGCTGCTCGGACAACTGGCCACCGGCGGCATGGGCGTGGTCTATCTAGGACGGGATCCGGGCTCAGGCCGGATCGCTGCCGTCAAGACGCTGCTGGCTCCGGGCGGCGTCAGTGAGGAGGCCCGGAAACGTTTCAACCGCGAGGTCAAGCTCGCCCACCGTGTCACGAGCTCGTACACCGCACGGGTCCTGGACTCCGACGTCGACGCGGGTCGGCCGTGGATGGCCATGGAATACGTCCCGGCACCGTCGTTGGAGGCGCTGGTGGTGCAGAAAGGGCCCCTGACCGACCAACGTGCGGTGCGCTGGATCGCCTCCGGCGTGGTCCGGGCCCTGGCCGAGCTGCATGACAAGGGGATCGTGCACCGGGACGTCAAGCCCCTGAACATCCTGCTGTGCTCGGATGGTCCCAAGGTCATCGACTTTGGCATCTCCCATGCCAGCGACCTCACCAGCACCAAACTCACCCTCGGCACCATCGCCTTCGCCGCACCCGAGCAGGCCCAGGGGCACCCCAGCACACCAGCCTCGGACATCTACGCACTCGGCGTCACCCTGTACTACGTGGCCTGTGGAAAGCTGCCGTATCCGGAGACCAGTGAGCCGCTCCAGCAGCTCAACTATGTGCGGCAGGCCGCCATCGATTTGGACGGGCTTCCCGCGGGTTTGGACGAGGTGGTCGGCGACTGCCTCGCGGCGCGGCCCGACGACCGGCTGACGGCCGAGCAGCTTATCCGGCGTTTCGAGAGCGGCACCAGCCGGACCCTGTCGGCCGGTTGGACGTCGCTGGTCGCCCAGTACGCGGAGGAGGGCCGACGGCTCCAGCGGGCCGCCGACCAGGCGGAGGCCGAGACGGTCACCCGCAGCTGGACCGTCGGCCCGGGCGGGACCCGTCACCTCACCGAGGAGGACCGCCAGGACGGGGTGCGGAAGTCCGGACGGCCGGATCCGGACGGTCCGGGCCTGAAGCCGGAGACAGGCCCGGAGAGCGCGACAGCCAACGGGCAGGGGTCCGGCCGGCAGAGCCCGGACTCCAAGCCGAAGCCACCGGACACGGCTCCCGGCGGCAGTACGCCGCCGAGCATCGGACCGGGTGAGACGACGCCCCGCCGGGTCGGCTGGAAGAACGAGTACCTCTACGCACTGCTGGGTGTCGCAGCTCTTGTCGTCAGCTTGGTCATCAACTTCCACGGCAACCACTCAAACAACTCGCCCGACCCCTCGCGCACCCACACCAGCAGCCCTGACGACTCCGGCGGAGTGGAGGATAGTCCCACTCCCTCCGGCCCCGAGCCCACTCCCCCCAGCCCACAGGACGAGGCATTCGCCGGCATCAGCATCGACGACTGTCTGGACAACTACAACAACCCCGACGGGGCGTGGTCGCCCAAAACTCCGCATGCGGCTAGCTGCACCGGTACGGGTTCCTACTACCGTGTGATGTCGATCGTGCACGACTCCGCAAGCTGCTCCGACACGTACGACTACCGCTGGTCCCACGACAACGACAACGGCACCAAGATCGCCTTCTGCTTGAACCGCAACTTTCGTGTCGGCCAGTGCGAGTTCGCCGACAAGAAGGAGGCCCTCCAGCGCAACCAGATCACTCCCTGCGATGGTCACATCCCCGACAAGTACAAGTACATCGTCAGGATCACGGGCGTGTACTCCAATAAGGACGACTGCGGAGACCAGGATTTCTGGCAGATCGACGATCACGGCATTGCCCTGTGCGGCAAGGAGATCCGACAAGCAAGCTAG
- a CDS encoding phage holin family protein encodes MKHFVVKTLANAAALAVAIWLLKGITLTGENTGRKVFTLVLVALIFGLVNFLVKPVVKVLSFPLFILTLGLITLVVNALMLLLTSWLAGKADLAFHVDGFWTALLGGVIVSIVSWAMHVILPDKD; translated from the coding sequence ATGAAGCATTTCGTGGTCAAGACGCTCGCCAATGCCGCGGCCCTGGCCGTGGCCATCTGGCTCCTCAAAGGCATCACGCTCACCGGAGAGAACACCGGCCGCAAGGTGTTCACGCTGGTCCTGGTGGCGCTGATCTTCGGGTTGGTGAACTTCCTGGTCAAGCCCGTGGTGAAGGTGCTCTCGTTCCCCCTGTTCATCCTCACGCTCGGCCTGATCACGCTGGTCGTGAACGCGCTGATGCTGCTGTTGACCTCCTGGCTCGCCGGCAAGGCCGACCTCGCCTTCCACGTGGACGGCTTCTGGACGGCACTGCTCGGCGGCGTGATCGTCTCCATCGTCTCCTGGGCAATGCACGTGATCCTTCCCGACAAGGACTGA
- a CDS encoding low molecular weight protein-tyrosine-phosphatase — protein MTTRYRVCFVCTGNICRSPIAESVFRARIAEDGLDGLVEIDSAGTGGWHEGDGADPRTIAVLHAGGYPSTHTARQFRASWFARRDLVVALDAGHLRELRRLAPTPEDAAKVRLLRSYSCRTGPASDPADLDVPDPYYGGFAGFEECLEMIETACDGLLEAVRAEVTSGAPGPAEPRPGLHHPHRKESA, from the coding sequence TTGACCACCCGCTACCGTGTCTGCTTCGTCTGCACCGGCAACATATGCCGTTCGCCGATCGCCGAGTCCGTCTTCCGTGCCCGGATCGCCGAGGACGGACTCGACGGGCTCGTCGAGATCGACAGCGCCGGCACCGGCGGCTGGCACGAGGGCGACGGAGCCGACCCCCGCACCATCGCCGTGCTGCACGCCGGCGGCTATCCGAGCACGCACACCGCCCGGCAGTTCCGCGCCTCCTGGTTCGCCCGGCGTGACCTGGTCGTCGCACTCGACGCGGGCCATCTGCGCGAGCTGCGTCGGCTGGCCCCGACCCCCGAGGACGCCGCCAAGGTCCGCCTGCTGCGCTCCTACAGCTGCCGCACCGGCCCGGCCTCGGACCCCGCGGACCTCGATGTGCCGGACCCGTACTACGGCGGCTTCGCCGGCTTCGAAGAGTGCCTGGAGATGATCGAGACGGCCTGCGACGGCCTCCTGGAGGCGGTCCGCGCCGAGGTCACCTCCGGCGCTCCGGGCCCGGCCGAGCCCCGGCCGGGCCTGCACCACCCCCACCGCAAGGAGAGCGCATGA
- a CDS encoding lasso peptide biosynthesis B2 protein, whose protein sequence is MVLTDHSCVIVNYRTGRTELRRLTAHVGEAGVVVRHGAAAPSWGTVEVPAVLPTPGPVPTRWWLAAMPVLIATVAVRVIGPKQGRFRRLVRLGCCGSGLPPATKVQAVHAVRAVRRASRLVPARWACLEQSAAVALLLASAGRRAEWRHGFAADPVRLHAWIADQEGRPVEEPAETSLYTPIYTPDGPGSPRAAKEAHRE, encoded by the coding sequence ATGGTGCTCACCGATCACTCGTGTGTGATCGTCAACTACCGAACTGGGCGTACTGAGTTACGACGTCTGACGGCACATGTAGGGGAAGCCGGCGTGGTAGTGCGGCACGGTGCAGCTGCCCCATCATGGGGGACCGTGGAAGTCCCGGCGGTGCTTCCCACGCCTGGGCCCGTGCCCACGCGGTGGTGGCTCGCCGCCATGCCGGTACTGATCGCGACCGTAGCCGTTCGGGTGATCGGCCCCAAACAGGGGCGATTCCGCCGCCTGGTTCGGCTTGGATGCTGCGGTAGTGGCCTTCCGCCCGCTACGAAGGTGCAAGCCGTGCATGCCGTTCGTGCCGTCCGCAGGGCATCGCGCCTCGTCCCTGCGCGGTGGGCCTGTCTGGAGCAGTCGGCCGCCGTCGCGCTGCTGCTGGCGAGTGCCGGACGCCGGGCAGAGTGGCGGCACGGATTCGCCGCGGACCCGGTACGGCTTCACGCATGGATAGCTGACCAGGAAGGACGACCGGTTGAGGAGCCGGCCGAGACGTCCCTCTACACCCCGATCTACACGCCCGACGGCCCCGGATCCCCCAGGGCCGCGAAGGAGGCACACCGTGAGTGA